From the Streptomyces sp. KMM 9044 genome, one window contains:
- a CDS encoding bifunctional metallophosphatase/5'-nucleotidase, translating to MPLNRRKFLTRSAVTGAGVTLAGAAAPAAQAAGASPAAAGQGAGGKGRGKPVKRYALTAMGTTDLHGHVFNWDYFKDAEYEDGAGNAQGLARISTLVEQVRKEKGRGNTMLLDAGDTIQGTPLAYYYAKVDPITAEGGPVHPMAQAMNAIGYDAVALGNHEFNYGIETLRKFEEQCRFPLLGANALDARTLKPAFLPYFIKKFRVKGAPPVRVAVLGLTNPGIAIWDKAYVQGKLTFPGLEEQAAKWVPKLRSMGADVVVVSAHSGTSGTSSYGDQLPYVENAAANVARLVPGIDAILVGHAHAEIEELRVVNEETGREVVLSEPLCYAERLTLFDVGLVLERGRWRVESVRASLRDAASVEDDPRITRLLADEHAEVVAYVNQVVGSATVALTTVAARYKDAPIIDLITKVQEDVVRAALAGSEYASLPVLSQGSPFSRTSQIPAGEVTIRDLSGLYVYDNTLVAKLMTGAQVRAYLEYSAEYFVRTAVGAPVDVAALTNAGGRPDYNYDYVSGLRYDIDIAQPAGSRIRNVTVGGAPLDDAQEFVFAVNNYRANGGGAFPHVASAKEVWSESTEIRTRIAEWVTARGVLDPAEFASVDWRLTREGTPVF from the coding sequence GTGCCCTTGAACCGCCGGAAGTTCCTGACGAGGTCCGCTGTGACGGGGGCGGGGGTGACGCTGGCGGGTGCGGCGGCTCCCGCGGCTCAGGCCGCCGGGGCCTCCCCTGCGGCTGCGGGCCAGGGGGCGGGGGGAAAGGGCAGGGGCAAGCCGGTGAAACGGTATGCGCTGACCGCGATGGGGACGACGGACCTGCACGGCCATGTCTTCAACTGGGACTACTTCAAGGACGCGGAGTACGAGGACGGGGCGGGCAACGCCCAGGGCCTGGCGCGGATCTCGACCCTGGTGGAGCAGGTCCGTAAGGAGAAGGGCCGGGGCAACACGATGCTGCTGGACGCGGGTGACACGATCCAGGGCACGCCGTTGGCGTACTACTACGCGAAGGTGGATCCGATCACCGCGGAGGGCGGTCCGGTGCATCCGATGGCGCAGGCGATGAACGCGATCGGGTATGACGCGGTGGCGCTCGGCAATCACGAGTTCAACTACGGGATCGAGACGCTGCGGAAGTTCGAGGAGCAGTGCCGTTTCCCGTTGCTGGGTGCGAACGCGCTGGATGCGAGGACGTTGAAGCCGGCGTTTTTGCCGTACTTCATCAAGAAGTTCCGTGTGAAGGGTGCTCCGCCGGTGCGGGTGGCGGTGCTGGGACTGACGAATCCGGGGATCGCGATCTGGGACAAGGCCTATGTGCAGGGGAAGCTGACGTTCCCGGGGCTTGAGGAGCAGGCGGCGAAGTGGGTGCCGAAGCTGCGGTCGATGGGTGCGGACGTGGTGGTGGTGTCGGCGCATTCGGGGACGTCGGGGACGTCGTCGTACGGGGATCAGTTGCCGTACGTGGAGAACGCGGCGGCGAATGTGGCGCGGCTGGTGCCGGGGATCGACGCGATTCTGGTCGGTCACGCGCATGCGGAGATCGAGGAGTTGCGGGTCGTCAATGAGGAGACGGGGCGGGAGGTGGTGCTGTCGGAGCCGCTGTGTTACGCGGAGCGGCTGACGTTGTTCGATGTCGGGCTCGTGCTGGAGCGGGGCCGGTGGCGGGTGGAGTCGGTGAGGGCGTCGCTGCGGGACGCGGCGTCGGTGGAGGACGATCCGCGGATCACGCGCCTGCTGGCGGACGAGCACGCGGAGGTGGTGGCGTATGTCAATCAGGTGGTGGGTTCGGCGACGGTGGCGTTGACGACGGTGGCGGCACGTTACAAGGACGCTCCGATCATCGATCTGATCACCAAGGTGCAGGAGGACGTGGTGCGGGCCGCGTTGGCGGGTTCGGAGTACGCGTCGTTGCCGGTGCTGTCGCAGGGGTCGCCGTTCTCGCGGACGTCCCAGATTCCGGCGGGTGAGGTGACGATCCGGGACCTGTCGGGTCTGTATGTGTATGACAACACGCTGGTGGCGAAGTTGATGACGGGTGCGCAGGTGCGGGCGTATCTGGAGTATTCGGCGGAGTATTTCGTGCGGACGGCAGTGGGTGCGCCGGTGGATGTGGCGGCTTTGACGAATGCGGGCGGGCGTCCGGATTACAACTACGACTATGTGTCGGGGTTGCGGTACGACATTGATATCGCGCAGCCGGCGGGGTCGCGGATCCGGAATGTGACGGTCGGGGGCGCTCCGTTGGACGACGCGCAGGAGTTCGTGTTCGCGGTGAACAACTACCGGGCGAACGGGGGCGGCGCGTTTCCGCATGTGGCGTCGGCGAAGGAGGTCTGGTCGGAGTCGACGGAGATCCGTACGCGGATCGCGGAGTGGGTGACGGCGCGGGGTGTGCTGGATCCGGCGGAGTTCGCGTCGGTGGACTGGCGGCTGACGCGGGAGGGCACGCCGGTGTTCTGA
- the pyk gene encoding pyruvate kinase has translation MRRAKIVCTLGPATHTYDQIKDLVDAGMDVARLNLSHGTHAEREERYHRVRKAADETGRSVGLLADLQGPKIRLGHFTEGPVLLERGDTFTITVEDGTPGDRHTCGTTHAGLAADVTTGERILIDDGRVTLQVDAVDGPRVHTTVIEGGMVSDHKGLNLPGVAVSVPALSKKDEDDLRWALRTGFDTIALSFVRSGHDIKDVHRIMDEEGRRLPVIAKIEKPQAVQNIDDIIAAFDGIMVARGDLGVEMPLEQVPIVQKRAIKLAKRNAKPVIVATQMLDSMIDNARPTRAEASDVANAVIDGTDAVMLSGETSVGKHALSSVRTMARIVEAAEEDILTKGLPPLAETNKPRTQGGAVARAAAEMGDFLNATHLIAFTQSGDTVRRLSRYRSPIPLLAFTPDPATRSRLSLTWGVETFLGPHVDSTDAMVDQVDELLLAYGRCKKGDIVVITAGSPPGVSGTTNLVRVHHIGEDDSPK, from the coding sequence ATGCGCCGAGCAAAAATTGTTTGCACGCTGGGGCCCGCCACCCACACATACGACCAGATCAAAGACCTGGTCGACGCCGGAATGGACGTAGCCCGACTCAACCTCAGCCACGGCACCCACGCCGAACGCGAGGAGCGCTACCACCGGGTCCGGAAAGCCGCCGACGAAACCGGCCGCAGCGTCGGCCTCCTCGCCGACCTCCAAGGCCCGAAAATCAGACTCGGCCACTTCACCGAAGGCCCCGTACTCCTCGAACGCGGCGACACCTTCACCATCACCGTCGAAGACGGCACCCCGGGCGACCGCCACACCTGCGGCACCACCCACGCCGGCCTCGCCGCCGACGTCACCACCGGCGAACGCATCCTCATCGACGACGGCAGAGTCACCCTCCAGGTCGACGCCGTCGACGGCCCCCGCGTCCACACCACCGTCATCGAAGGCGGCATGGTCTCCGACCACAAGGGCCTCAACCTCCCCGGCGTCGCCGTCTCCGTCCCCGCCCTCTCCAAAAAGGACGAGGACGACCTGCGCTGGGCCCTGCGCACCGGCTTCGACACCATCGCCCTCTCCTTCGTGCGCAGCGGACACGACATCAAAGACGTCCACCGCATCATGGACGAAGAAGGCCGACGCCTCCCCGTCATCGCCAAAATCGAAAAACCCCAGGCCGTCCAGAACATCGACGACATCATCGCCGCCTTCGACGGCATCATGGTCGCCCGCGGAGACCTCGGCGTCGAAATGCCACTCGAACAAGTCCCCATCGTTCAAAAACGCGCCATCAAACTCGCCAAACGCAACGCCAAACCGGTCATCGTCGCCACCCAAATGCTCGACTCGATGATCGACAACGCCCGCCCCACCCGTGCCGAAGCCTCCGACGTCGCCAACGCCGTCATCGACGGCACCGACGCCGTCATGCTCTCCGGCGAAACCAGCGTCGGAAAACACGCACTCAGCTCCGTCCGCACCATGGCCCGCATCGTCGAAGCGGCCGAAGAGGACATCCTCACCAAGGGCCTCCCACCCCTCGCCGAGACCAACAAACCCCGCACCCAGGGCGGCGCCGTCGCCCGAGCCGCCGCCGAAATGGGCGACTTCCTCAACGCCACCCACCTCATCGCCTTCACCCAGTCGGGCGACACCGTCCGTCGGCTCTCCCGCTACCGCTCACCCATCCCCCTCCTCGCCTTCACCCCCGACCCCGCCACCCGTTCCCGGCTCAGCCTCACCTGGGGCGTCGAAACCTTCCTCGGCCCCCACGTCGACTCCACCGACGCCATGGTCGACCAGGTCGACGAACTCCTCCTGGCCTACGGCCGCTGCAAGAAGGGCGACATCGTCGTCATCACCGCCGGCTCCCCACCCGGCGTCTCCGGCACGACCAACCTCGTCCGCGTCCACCACATCGGCGAGGACGACAGCCCCAAGTGA
- a CDS encoding ANTAR domain-containing response regulator, whose translation MSVPESPQPVDASDGDKSHVPPMTTRVVIAEDEALIRLDLKEMLEEEGYTVVGEAGDGERAVELAREHRPDLVILDVKMPKLDGISAAEKIAEEGIAPVLMLTAFSQRDLVERARDAGAMAYLVKPFSKSDVVPAIEMAVSRFTELQELEREVADLSLRLETRKLVDRAKSVLQTVYGLSEPAAFRWIQKTSMDRRMSMQQVAQAVIDDAAEKKASKE comes from the coding sequence GTGAGCGTCCCCGAGTCGCCCCAGCCAGTAGACGCGTCCGACGGCGACAAGTCGCACGTGCCTCCGATGACGACGCGCGTCGTCATCGCCGAGGACGAGGCGCTGATCCGGCTCGATCTCAAAGAGATGCTGGAGGAGGAGGGGTACACCGTCGTCGGTGAGGCCGGTGATGGTGAGCGGGCGGTGGAGCTGGCTCGTGAGCACCGTCCTGATCTGGTGATTCTCGATGTGAAGATGCCGAAGCTGGACGGTATCTCGGCGGCGGAGAAGATCGCCGAGGAGGGTATCGCGCCGGTATTGATGCTGACGGCGTTCTCGCAGCGTGACCTGGTGGAGCGGGCGCGGGATGCGGGGGCGATGGCGTATCTGGTGAAGCCGTTCTCGAAGAGTGATGTGGTGCCGGCGATCGAGATGGCGGTGTCGCGGTTCACGGAGTTGCAGGAGCTGGAGCGTGAGGTCGCGGATCTGAGTCTGCGGCTGGAGACGCGGAAGCTGGTGGACCGGGCGAAGTCGGTGTTGCAGACGGTGTACGGGTTGTCGGAGCCGGCGGCGTTCCGGTGGATTCAGAAGACGTCGATGGATCGACGGATGTCGATGCAGCAGGTGGCGCAGGCGGTTATTGACGACGCGGCGGAGAAGAAGGCGTCGAAGGAGTAG
- a CDS encoding ABC transporter ATP-binding protein, whose amino-acid sequence MTALLEVEDLKVAYGKIEAVKGISFKVEAGEVVTLIGTNGAGKTTTLRTLSGLLKPVGGQIKFNGKSLKKIPAHEIVSHGLAHSPEGRHIFPRMTIEDNLRLGAFLRTDKAGIEKDIQRAYDLFPILGERRKQAAGTLSGGEQQMLAMGRALMSRPKLLMLDEPSMGLSPIMMQKIMATITELKAQGTTILLVEQNAQAALSLADHGHVMEVGNIVLSGTGEDLLHDESVRNAYLGVD is encoded by the coding sequence ATGACCGCACTCCTCGAAGTCGAAGACCTCAAAGTCGCCTACGGTAAAATCGAAGCCGTCAAAGGCATCTCCTTCAAGGTCGAAGCCGGCGAAGTCGTCACCCTCATCGGAACCAACGGCGCAGGCAAAACCACCACACTCCGCACCCTCTCCGGCCTCCTCAAGCCCGTCGGCGGCCAGATCAAATTCAACGGCAAATCCCTCAAGAAGATCCCCGCCCACGAAATCGTCTCCCACGGCCTCGCCCACTCCCCCGAAGGTCGACATATCTTCCCCCGCATGACCATCGAGGACAACCTCCGCCTCGGCGCCTTCCTCCGCACCGACAAAGCAGGCATCGAAAAGGACATCCAACGCGCCTACGACCTCTTCCCCATCCTCGGAGAACGCCGCAAGCAGGCCGCCGGAACCCTTTCCGGCGGAGAACAGCAAATGCTCGCCATGGGCAGAGCCCTCATGTCCCGGCCCAAACTCCTCATGCTCGACGAACCCTCCATGGGCCTCTCACCGATCATGATGCAGAAAATCATGGCCACCATCACCGAACTCAAGGCCCAGGGCACCACCATCCTCCTCGTCGAACAGAACGCCCAAGCCGCGCTCTCCCTCGCCGACCACGGCCACGTCATGGAAGTCGGCAACATCGTCCTCTCCGGAACCGGAGAAGACCTCCTCCACGACGAATCCGTCCGCAACGCCTACCTCGGCGTCGACTGA
- a CDS encoding ABC transporter ATP-binding protein, with amino-acid sequence MTTDTTTKNTPTGATPGETVLDARGVTMRFGGLTAVRDVDLTVNSGEIVGLIGPNGAGKTTFFNCLTGLYIPTEGEVRYKGNVLPPKSFKVTAAGIARTFQNIRLFSNMTVLENVLVGRHTRTKEGLWSALLRGPGFHKAEAKSRARAMELLDFVGLADKAEHLSRNLPYGEQRKLEIARALASEPGLLLLDEPTAGMNPQETRAAEELIFAIRDMGIAILVIEHDMRFIFNLCDRVAVLVQGQKLVEGDATTVQGDERVIAAYLGEPLENEPGAEEAAEVEAAAAAAAAAETTTDAALGKENDR; translated from the coding sequence ATGACCACCGACACCACCACCAAGAACACCCCCACCGGCGCCACCCCCGGCGAAACCGTCCTCGACGCCCGCGGCGTCACCATGCGATTCGGCGGCCTCACCGCCGTCCGCGACGTCGACCTCACCGTCAACAGCGGCGAAATCGTCGGCCTCATCGGACCCAACGGCGCCGGAAAAACCACCTTCTTCAACTGCCTCACCGGCCTCTACATCCCCACCGAAGGCGAAGTCCGCTACAAGGGCAACGTACTGCCCCCCAAATCCTTCAAAGTCACCGCCGCCGGAATCGCCCGCACCTTCCAGAACATCCGCCTCTTCAGCAACATGACCGTCCTGGAAAACGTCCTCGTCGGCCGCCACACCCGCACCAAAGAAGGCCTCTGGTCCGCCCTCCTCCGCGGCCCCGGCTTCCATAAAGCCGAAGCGAAATCCCGCGCACGCGCCATGGAGCTACTCGACTTCGTCGGCCTCGCCGACAAAGCCGAACACCTCTCCCGCAACCTCCCCTACGGCGAACAACGCAAACTCGAGATCGCCCGCGCCCTCGCCAGCGAACCCGGCCTCCTGCTCCTCGACGAACCCACCGCCGGCATGAACCCCCAGGAAACCCGCGCCGCCGAAGAACTCATCTTCGCCATCCGCGACATGGGCATCGCCATCCTCGTCATCGAGCACGACATGCGCTTCATCTTCAACCTCTGCGACCGCGTCGCCGTCCTCGTCCAAGGACAAAAACTCGTCGAAGGCGACGCCACCACCGTCCAGGGCGACGAACGCGTCATCGCCGCCTACCTCGGAGAACCCCTCGAAAACGAACCCGGTGCCGAGGAAGCAGCCGAAGTCGAAGCCGCCGCAGCCGCCGCAGCCGCCGCCGAGACCACCACGGACGCAGCGCTCGGCAAGGAGAACGACCGATGA
- a CDS encoding branched-chain amino acid ABC transporter permease, whose protein sequence is MTTHTTTPKTPDTPTTHTPTGLIGMPPHIGRALATGGGALATVSTFLAWTWTSEFPGDLTYYGYPGGLQVLVLIGGLLTTLLGLASYGTKGLQWLTPAGADSALKLAAAGTFATTWYTVTAISINLGGVVNLEPGGWTAAVVTLVALLGAYALPFDRPAPDPHDPDDSGWERFRHTTRHNFAVLRASIATGRTRPARELPAYAEILIVVAALALGLIIFTYGIGTEYDELFIGFLITAGFGFAAVIKAGLINRVSAITAEHRNVTLIGAFVAAAAFPFTQSDDQYATIGVYILIFATVALGLNIVVGLAGLLDLGYVAFLGVGAYTAAMVSGSPSSPFDIHLPFWLSALLGAAVAMVFGVLIGAPTLRLRGDYLAIVTLGFGEIFRIAVLNTDGTSGPDITNGSNGISSIPNLNILGFDFGQEHSIAGFTIGRFANYFLLMLLITLIVVIVFRRSSDSRIGRAWVAIREDETAALAMGINGFRVKLVAFALGATLAGLAGTVQAHVTYTVTPEQYQFAHVVPPNSAFLLAAVVLGGMGTISGPLVGAALLYLIPAKLQFLGDYQLLAFGLALVLLMRFRPEGLIPNRRRQLEFHEEAEPPTVLSKAGA, encoded by the coding sequence ATGACCACACACACCACCACCCCCAAGACCCCCGACACCCCCACCACCCACACCCCCACAGGCCTCATCGGCATGCCCCCGCACATCGGCCGCGCCCTCGCCACCGGCGGCGGCGCCCTCGCCACCGTCTCCACCTTCCTCGCCTGGACCTGGACCAGCGAATTCCCCGGCGACCTCACCTACTACGGCTACCCCGGCGGCCTCCAGGTCCTCGTCCTCATCGGCGGCCTCCTCACCACCCTCCTCGGCCTCGCCTCCTACGGCACCAAGGGCCTCCAATGGCTCACCCCCGCAGGTGCCGACAGCGCCCTCAAGCTCGCCGCCGCCGGCACCTTCGCCACCACCTGGTACACCGTCACCGCCATCAGCATCAACCTCGGCGGAGTCGTCAACCTCGAACCCGGTGGCTGGACCGCTGCCGTCGTCACCCTCGTGGCCCTCCTCGGCGCTTACGCCCTCCCCTTCGACCGGCCGGCACCCGACCCCCACGACCCCGACGACAGCGGATGGGAAAGGTTCCGCCACACCACCCGGCACAACTTCGCCGTCCTGCGCGCATCCATCGCCACCGGCCGCACCCGGCCCGCACGCGAACTGCCCGCCTACGCCGAAATCCTCATCGTCGTCGCCGCCCTCGCCCTCGGCCTGATCATCTTCACCTACGGCATCGGCACCGAATACGACGAACTCTTCATCGGCTTCCTCATCACCGCCGGCTTCGGCTTCGCCGCCGTCATCAAAGCCGGACTCATCAACCGCGTCTCCGCCATCACCGCCGAACACCGCAACGTCACCCTCATCGGCGCCTTCGTCGCAGCCGCGGCCTTCCCCTTCACCCAGTCCGACGACCAGTACGCCACCATCGGCGTCTACATCCTCATCTTCGCCACCGTCGCACTCGGCCTCAACATCGTCGTCGGCCTCGCCGGCCTCCTCGACCTCGGATACGTCGCCTTCCTCGGCGTCGGCGCCTACACCGCCGCCATGGTCTCCGGAAGCCCCTCCAGCCCCTTCGACATCCACCTCCCCTTCTGGCTCAGCGCCCTCCTCGGCGCAGCCGTCGCCATGGTCTTCGGCGTCCTCATCGGAGCCCCCACCCTCCGCCTGCGCGGCGACTACCTCGCCATCGTCACCCTCGGCTTCGGCGAAATCTTCCGCATCGCCGTCCTCAACACCGACGGCACCTCCGGACCCGACATCACCAACGGCTCCAACGGCATCTCCTCCATCCCCAACCTCAACATCCTCGGCTTCGACTTCGGCCAGGAACACAGCATCGCCGGCTTCACCATCGGCCGCTTCGCCAACTACTTCCTGCTCATGCTCCTCATCACGCTGATCGTCGTCATCGTCTTCCGACGCAGCAGCGACTCCCGCATCGGCCGAGCCTGGGTAGCCATCCGCGAAGACGAAACCGCCGCCCTCGCCATGGGCATCAACGGCTTCCGCGTCAAACTCGTCGCCTTCGCCCTCGGCGCCACACTCGCCGGCCTCGCCGGCACCGTCCAGGCCCACGTCACCTACACCGTCACCCCCGAGCAGTACCAGTTCGCCCACGTCGTCCCACCCAACAGCGCCTTCCTCCTCGCCGCCGTCGTCCTCGGCGGCATGGGCACCATCAGCGGACCCCTCGTCGGCGCAGCACTGCTCTACCTCATCCCCGCCAAACTCCAGTTCCTCGGCGACTACCAACTCCTCGCCTTCGGACTCGCACTCGTCCTCCTCATGCGCTTCCGCCCCGAAGGACTCATCCCCAACCGGCGCCGACAGCTCGAATTCCACGAAGAGGCCGAACCACCCACAGTCCTCAGCAAGGCAGGGGCCTGA
- a CDS encoding branched-chain amino acid ABC transporter permease gives MNELPQQLVNGLLLGSMYGLVALGYTMVYGIVQLINFAHGEIFMTGAFGALTVYLYILPDGTSMLIALPLMIIGAMLVSTTVAVGAERFAYRPLRGAPRLAPLITAIGLSLALQQAVWAWYPDAKSAHTFPSIPGGPFEIGSVTIQTGDIFVLCAAPLSMAILGYFVMRTRTGRGMQATAQDPDTAKLMGINTDRIIVVAFALGAVFAAVGGVAYGLKYGQIDFRMGFILGLKAFTAAVLGGIGNIYGAMLGGLVLGIAEALSTAYISDIPGMNQFGSQSWADVWAFILLILVLLFRPQGLLGERVADRA, from the coding sequence GTGAACGAACTGCCGCAGCAGCTGGTCAACGGCCTGCTACTGGGATCCATGTACGGGCTGGTCGCCCTCGGCTACACAATGGTCTACGGCATTGTCCAGCTCATCAACTTCGCCCACGGCGAGATCTTCATGACCGGCGCCTTCGGCGCACTCACGGTCTATCTCTACATCCTGCCCGACGGCACCTCCATGCTCATCGCCCTCCCCCTCATGATCATCGGCGCGATGCTCGTCTCCACCACCGTCGCCGTCGGGGCGGAACGGTTCGCCTACCGGCCCCTCCGAGGCGCCCCACGCCTCGCCCCACTCATCACCGCCATCGGCCTCTCCCTCGCCCTCCAGCAAGCCGTATGGGCCTGGTACCCCGACGCGAAGTCCGCCCACACCTTCCCCAGCATCCCCGGCGGCCCCTTCGAAATCGGCTCCGTCACCATCCAGACCGGTGACATCTTCGTCCTCTGCGCCGCCCCCCTCAGCATGGCCATCCTCGGTTACTTCGTCATGCGCACCCGCACCGGACGCGGCATGCAAGCCACCGCCCAGGACCCCGACACCGCCAAACTCATGGGCATCAACACCGACCGCATCATCGTGGTCGCCTTCGCCCTCGGCGCCGTCTTCGCCGCCGTCGGCGGCGTCGCCTACGGCCTCAAATACGGCCAGATCGACTTCCGAATGGGCTTCATCCTCGGACTCAAAGCCTTCACCGCCGCCGTCCTCGGCGGCATCGGCAACATCTACGGAGCCATGCTCGGCGGCCTCGTCCTCGGCATCGCCGAAGCCCTGTCCACCGCCTACATCTCCGACATCCCCGGCATGAACCAGTTCGGCAGCCAGTCCTGGGCCGACGTCTGGGCGTTCATACTCCTCATCCTCGTGCTCCTCTTCAGGCCCCAGGGCCTGCTCGGCGAGCGCGTCGCGGACAGGGCGTGA
- a CDS encoding branched-chain amino acid ABC transporter substrate-binding protein, with the protein MRQRSLIAVTAALAAGALTLTACGSRDENGGGSSDSGNGGTTTVVIGVDAPLTGDLSALGLGIKNSVDLAAKTANKEKTVEGITFEVEALDDQAQPSSGQQNATKFVADDEVLGVVGPLNSSVGESMQKVLDDAKLVQVSPANTSPALTQGTDWQTDPARPYKSYFRTATTDAIQGPFAAQYLYNDSKKRKVFVIDDKKTYGAGLAGTFTDEFKKLGGDVVGTEHINPDTKDFSAVATKVKNSGADVVYYGGEYPQAGPLSKQIKAAGAKIPLVGGDGIYSAEFIKLAGTTGTGDLATSVGAPVEDLPSAKEFVANYEAEGYKEDYEAYGGYSYDSAWAVIEAVKKVVEDNDGKLPDDAREKVAAAMQDVSFDGVTGPVAFDEFGDATNKQLTVYAVENGDWNDVKSGTYTG; encoded by the coding sequence GTGCGTCAACGTTCACTCATCGCCGTCACCGCTGCCTTGGCGGCGGGAGCACTCACCCTCACCGCTTGCGGTTCGCGCGACGAGAACGGCGGCGGCAGCTCGGACTCCGGCAACGGCGGCACCACCACCGTCGTCATCGGCGTCGACGCGCCGCTGACCGGCGACCTGTCCGCGCTGGGCCTCGGCATCAAGAACTCCGTGGACCTCGCCGCCAAGACCGCCAACAAGGAAAAGACCGTCGAAGGCATCACCTTCGAGGTCGAAGCCCTCGACGACCAGGCACAGCCCTCCTCCGGCCAGCAGAACGCCACCAAGTTCGTCGCCGACGACGAGGTCCTCGGCGTCGTCGGCCCGCTGAACTCCTCCGTCGGCGAATCCATGCAGAAGGTCCTCGACGACGCCAAGCTCGTCCAGGTCTCACCCGCCAACACGAGCCCCGCCCTCACCCAGGGCACCGACTGGCAGACCGACCCGGCGCGCCCCTACAAGTCCTACTTCCGTACCGCGACCACGGACGCCATCCAGGGCCCGTTCGCCGCCCAGTACCTGTACAACGACTCCAAGAAGCGCAAGGTCTTCGTCATCGACGACAAGAAGACCTACGGCGCCGGCCTCGCCGGCACCTTCACTGACGAGTTCAAGAAACTCGGCGGCGACGTCGTGGGCACCGAGCACATCAACCCCGACACCAAGGACTTCTCCGCGGTCGCCACCAAGGTCAAGAACTCCGGCGCCGACGTCGTCTACTACGGCGGCGAATACCCCCAGGCCGGCCCCCTCAGCAAGCAGATCAAGGCCGCAGGCGCCAAGATCCCGCTCGTCGGCGGCGACGGCATCTACAGCGCCGAGTTCATCAAGCTCGCCGGCACCACCGGCACCGGCGACCTCGCCACCTCCGTCGGCGCCCCCGTCGAAGACCTCCCCTCCGCCAAGGAGTTCGTCGCCAACTACGAGGCCGAGGGCTACAAGGAGGACTACGAGGCCTACGGCGGCTACAGCTACGACTCGGCCTGGGCCGTCATCGAAGCCGTCAAGAAGGTCGTCGAGGACAACGACGGCAAGCTCCCCGACGACGCACGCGAAAAGGTCGCCGCCGCCATGCAGGACGTCTCCTTCGACGGAGTCACCGGCCCCGTCGCCTTCGACGAGTTCGGCGACGCCACCAACAAGCAGCTGACCGTCTACGCCGTCGAGAACGGCGACTGGAACGACGTCAAGTCCGGCACCTACACCGGCTGA
- a CDS encoding PaaI family thioesterase — protein MGEQQHVTFPQEVIDEYASLGVDLRALFSAGPLGTRMGVRILEASAERVVGTMPVEGNTQPYGLLHGGASAVLAETLGSVGSMLHGGAGRIAVGVDLNCTHHRGARSGLVTGIATPVHRGRSTATYEIVISDEAGKRVCTARLTCLLRDLGPKGAQQALGAATG, from the coding sequence ATGGGAGAGCAGCAGCACGTCACGTTCCCGCAAGAGGTCATCGACGAGTACGCCTCGCTCGGCGTGGACCTGCGGGCGCTGTTCTCCGCCGGTCCTCTCGGCACCCGCATGGGCGTGCGGATCCTGGAGGCCTCGGCCGAGCGCGTCGTCGGGACGATGCCGGTGGAGGGCAACACCCAGCCCTACGGGCTGCTGCACGGCGGCGCCTCCGCAGTCCTGGCCGAGACCCTCGGGTCGGTGGGGTCGATGCTGCACGGCGGCGCCGGCCGGATCGCCGTGGGCGTCGACCTCAACTGCACCCACCACCGCGGCGCGCGTTCGGGACTGGTCACCGGGATCGCCACCCCGGTGCACCGGGGGCGCTCCACCGCCACGTACGAGATCGTCATCAGCGACGAGGCCGGCAAGCGGGTGTGCACCGCGCGCCTGACCTGCCTGCTGCGCGACCTCGGCCCGAAGGGCGCGCAGCAGGCCCTCGGCGCCGCGACGGGCTGA